Proteins encoded in a region of the Mucilaginibacter sabulilitoris genome:
- a CDS encoding DUF2306 domain-containing protein produces MKKLNTRALYTGIVLLSLIGIVIVVRRTLLVIPVLTNGYHAPEVTSKFTQMDDIFAHHPLLTLIHIIPGLVFVISGPFQFMQKIRFRYPKWHRAGGRLFLISGNIIGTTALVMSFAVPAIGGVNQVIATALFSLFFLYSLFKAFQQILQHKIASHREWAIRAYSIGLAVATIRIINGIFFATSGITGLTPHEFFGIGFWMGFVLHLILAEFWINKTRLIKTKSHITTFTKDSFIRFMY; encoded by the coding sequence ATGAAAAAGCTTAATACACGTGCCTTATATACCGGCATTGTATTGCTATCACTCATAGGGATTGTTATTGTTGTAAGGAGGACCCTGCTTGTGATACCAGTGCTCACTAATGGTTATCATGCACCTGAAGTAACTTCAAAATTTACGCAAATGGATGATATTTTCGCTCATCATCCTTTGCTAACGCTTATCCATATTATTCCAGGCTTGGTATTTGTTATTTCGGGCCCGTTTCAATTTATGCAAAAGATTCGCTTCCGTTACCCAAAATGGCACCGTGCAGGTGGTCGTTTATTTTTGATAAGCGGGAACATAATAGGAACAACCGCGCTGGTAATGAGTTTTGCTGTGCCTGCGATAGGAGGCGTAAACCAGGTGATAGCGACGGCTTTATTTTCGTTGTTCTTTTTGTATTCTTTATTTAAGGCTTTTCAGCAGATACTGCAGCACAAAATTGCCAGTCACCGTGAATGGGCCATCCGGGCATATTCCATTGGGTTGGCGGTGGCTACCATCAGGATAATTAATGGTATTTTCTTTGCTACCAGCGGTATCACTGGCTTAACACCTCATGAATTTTTTGGTATTGGGTTTTGGATGGGTTTTGTGTTGCACCTTATTTTAGCTGAGTTTTGGATAAACAAAACCCGGCTTATAAAAACTAAAAGCCATATAACCACTTTTACCAAAGATTCATTTATTAGATTTATGTATTAA
- a CDS encoding outer membrane protein assembly factor BamB family protein: MLIKLTLIKKLSTLVLILLLTVSIAKAQSFKFAFVSDTHVNIGNPTAAEDLRRTVRDINANNDLKFVVITGDITEFGADEEIKLAKQILDSLNKKWYIIPGNHDANWSESGSNTFKKIFGAETFAFNYGGYLFAGTSCGPNMRMGPGQVPRENIVWLDSVLNHTPATTPVVYLNHYPQDSSQNNWYTVINKLKTKNTQLILCGHGHNNHRYTFDGIPAVMGRSNLRAKDSIGGYNIVTFDNGKATFEERKPVIQTLRKWTEVDLFNHYFDKDTAHYYRPSYAVNNKPGVKVKWSYQDQSDVGAGMAIAGDKLILTDTKGLIYALNRNTGKRVWSYATGGKIYSTPYVSGNYVVAGSSDKYIYCISAVTGKLVWKSAAEKAVVASPVIKNNVVFIGASDGHFRAFQLTTGKLLWDFDQVKGFIVTRPLIYQDKIYFGCWANDFYALDIATGKLVWKWSNGSSNRMFSPAACYPVATGGRIFIVAPDQYMTSLDASTGKMQWRSRVPHNRVRESMGLSGDSSLVYAKTMDGQLLGISTKTDSLQIAWKASLQLPYELAPSAIVEDEGVIYVPTHSGIAYAVDRQSGNVLWKHKVSNCLVNPILPFHKTVYVSTMDGKIDCLQPIKNK; the protein is encoded by the coding sequence ATGTTAATAAAGTTGACCCTCATTAAAAAGCTAAGCACTCTTGTATTGATACTGCTGCTTACGGTAAGTATTGCCAAGGCGCAGTCGTTCAAATTTGCGTTTGTTTCTGATACCCACGTTAATATTGGTAACCCTACTGCTGCTGAAGATCTGCGCAGAACGGTAAGGGATATTAATGCCAACAATGACCTGAAATTTGTTGTAATTACAGGAGATATCACCGAGTTTGGAGCCGATGAAGAGATAAAACTAGCTAAGCAGATTCTGGATAGCCTGAACAAAAAATGGTACATTATCCCCGGGAATCATGACGCCAATTGGTCTGAAAGCGGAAGTAATACCTTTAAAAAGATTTTTGGCGCCGAAACCTTTGCTTTTAACTATGGAGGTTATCTTTTTGCCGGTACCAGCTGCGGTCCCAATATGCGTATGGGGCCAGGCCAGGTTCCAAGAGAAAACATTGTATGGCTTGATTCGGTGTTAAATCATACACCGGCGACAACTCCGGTAGTGTATCTTAATCATTATCCACAGGACTCGTCACAAAACAACTGGTACACGGTAATCAATAAGCTTAAAACAAAAAATACCCAGCTAATCCTGTGTGGGCATGGGCATAACAATCATCGTTATACATTTGATGGTATTCCCGCGGTTATGGGGAGGTCTAATTTAAGGGCCAAAGATAGCATCGGCGGTTACAATATTGTCACCTTTGACAACGGCAAAGCTACATTTGAAGAACGTAAACCGGTTATACAAACCCTCAGAAAGTGGACAGAAGTTGACCTGTTCAATCATTACTTTGATAAGGATACCGCGCATTATTATCGTCCGTCATATGCGGTTAACAACAAACCGGGAGTTAAAGTAAAATGGAGCTACCAGGATCAAAGCGACGTAGGAGCAGGCATGGCCATAGCAGGAGACAAGCTCATTTTAACCGATACCAAAGGCTTAATATACGCGCTGAATAGAAATACCGGAAAACGTGTATGGTCATACGCCACGGGTGGTAAAATATATTCAACTCCTTATGTTTCTGGTAATTATGTAGTTGCCGGTTCGTCAGATAAATATATTTATTGCATTTCTGCAGTTACAGGTAAACTCGTTTGGAAAAGTGCAGCCGAAAAGGCGGTTGTGGCTTCGCCGGTAATAAAAAACAATGTGGTTTTCATAGGCGCTTCCGACGGGCATTTTCGCGCCTTCCAATTAACTACCGGGAAGTTGTTATGGGATTTTGACCAGGTAAAGGGCTTTATAGTAACACGCCCGCTTATTTATCAGGATAAAATATATTTCGGCTGCTGGGCTAATGATTTTTACGCGCTTGATATAGCCACAGGCAAGCTGGTATGGAAGTGGAGCAATGGCTCTTCCAATCGTATGTTTTCGCCCGCGGCATGTTATCCCGTTGCAACGGGCGGTCGCATATTTATTGTTGCCCCCGACCAATACATGACTTCATTGGATGCATCAACAGGTAAAATGCAATGGCGCTCACGGGTGCCGCATAACAGGGTAAGGGAGTCAATGGGTTTATCGGGCGATAGTTCATTGGTGTATGCTAAAACCATGGACGGCCAGTTATTGGGTATATCAACAAAAACAGATAGCCTGCAAATTGCCTGGAAAGCATCGCTTCAGTTGCCTTATGAGCTTGCCCCATCGGCTATTGTTGAAGATGAGGGTGTGATTTATGTGCCAACCCATTCGGGTATAGCCTATGCTGTTGACCGCCAAAGCGGTAATGTATTATGGAAACACAAGGTTTCAAATTGTTTGGTAAACCCTATATTACCCTTTCATAAAACCGTGTATGTAAGCACTATGGATGGTAAAATAGACTGTCTGCAACCTATAAAAAACAAATAA
- a CDS encoding LytR/AlgR family response regulator transcription factor, whose product MMRCIIVDDEQLVRELLEDNIKQIPFLQLVKTCKNPLEAIEVLQTGQIDLIFLDIQMPRLNGLQFLQSLNNPPLVILVTAYEKYALEGFNLNVVDYILKPFGFDRFLKACNRANELFRLQQSNREAAGNEPEDFFVNVEYTLVKIVVADIDYIEGLKDYIKIHLSSAPKPVLTRMTIKAIEEKLPSAAFIRTHKSFLAAANKITTVKRDFVCIGEKEIPVSESYKENIIRILNRPEH is encoded by the coding sequence ATGATGCGTTGTATTATAGTTGATGATGAACAATTAGTTAGGGAATTGCTGGAAGACAATATCAAACAGATACCCTTTTTGCAGCTGGTAAAAACCTGTAAAAACCCGCTGGAAGCTATTGAAGTATTGCAAACCGGGCAAATTGACCTGATATTTCTGGATATACAAATGCCGAGATTAAACGGGCTACAATTTCTGCAATCGTTAAATAATCCGCCGCTGGTAATTTTGGTTACAGCTTATGAAAAATACGCGTTGGAAGGGTTTAATCTTAATGTGGTTGATTATATATTAAAACCCTTCGGATTTGACCGTTTTCTGAAAGCATGTAATCGGGCCAATGAACTTTTTCGCCTGCAGCAAAGTAATAGGGAGGCCGCCGGCAACGAGCCGGAGGATTTTTTTGTTAATGTAGAATACACCCTCGTGAAAATTGTTGTGGCAGATATTGATTATATTGAAGGGTTAAAAGATTATATCAAGATACACCTTTCATCCGCACCTAAGCCGGTACTTACCCGCATGACCATTAAGGCTATTGAAGAAAAATTGCCATCTGCGGCTTTTATACGTACGCATAAATCTTTTTTAGCTGCCGCCAATAAAATTACTACTGTAAAGCGTGATTTTGTTTGTATTGGCGAAAAAGAGATTCCCGTGAGCGAGTCTTACAAAGAAAATATTATCCGCATATTGAACCGCCCCGAACATTAA
- a CDS encoding sensor histidine kinase — MKTIIKTRQIVVLFHVLIWGAILLLPYFVSSAANGYKIGAVPGLLFTITGLIHMAIFYINVFYLYPRFYNRRFWLLYILTSIVLVFGSFWLKYHIMTGFPEIIRDPSVYKFIFPPSIVVYIISIIYCRITDGIRFEREQKEKQAAQLLTELKFLRSQISPHFLFNVLTNLVSLARKKSDKLEQSLIMLSDLMRYMLYDAQGKKVELQKEVEYLSSYIELQKLRFGNDVQINSNIELDNDDNLYTIEPMLLISFVENAFKHGVGYNEQPQIDIGLSVVDGLMIFDVQNKFENEPQANKDENSGIGLSNVRSRLNLLYKDSYKLTIDNKNNLFHVNLTLKLV, encoded by the coding sequence ATGAAAACAATTATTAAAACCCGGCAAATCGTTGTCCTGTTTCATGTGCTTATATGGGGCGCAATATTGTTATTACCCTATTTTGTTTCATCTGCTGCCAATGGATATAAAATAGGCGCGGTACCGGGCTTGCTGTTTACCATAACCGGCCTTATTCACATGGCCATATTTTATATTAACGTATTTTACCTGTACCCCAGGTTTTACAACAGGCGCTTTTGGTTGCTGTATATTTTAACCAGCATTGTGCTGGTATTTGGCTCATTTTGGTTAAAATATCATATTATGACTGGGTTTCCTGAAATTATCAGAGATCCGTCGGTTTATAAGTTCATTTTTCCACCCTCTATAGTTGTTTATATTATCAGCATCATTTATTGCCGCATAACTGATGGCATTCGATTTGAACGCGAGCAAAAAGAAAAGCAGGCGGCCCAGCTGTTAACAGAACTGAAGTTTCTGCGGTCGCAGATCAGTCCGCATTTTTTGTTCAACGTGCTAACCAACCTGGTGTCGCTGGCCCGCAAAAAGTCTGATAAGCTGGAGCAGTCTCTTATTATGCTTTCAGATCTGATGCGATATATGCTTTATGATGCCCAAGGCAAAAAGGTAGAACTTCAAAAAGAGGTTGAATACCTGAGTAGTTACATTGAACTGCAAAAACTCCGTTTTGGAAATGATGTGCAGATTAACAGCAATATTGAACTGGATAATGATGATAATTTATATACCATCGAACCCATGTTGCTGATCTCCTTTGTTGAAAATGCCTTTAAACACGGGGTGGGCTATAATGAACAACCACAAATAGATATTGGATTATCAGTTGTTGATGGGTTGATGATATTTGATGTGCAAAATAAATTTGAGAATGAGCCCCAGGCTAATAAGGATGAAAACTCGGGCATAGGTTTAAGCAATGTGCGTTCCCGCTTAAATTTGCTTTATAAAGACAGTTATAAATTAACCATTGACAATAAGAATAATTTGTTTCATGTTAACTTAACTTTAAAACTGGTATGA
- a CDS encoding SRPBCC family protein, protein MNFNNISMAQQTLISEAVVLEQTFNASVEKVWKAITNRDDMAQWYFNMDEFEPEVGFKTQFNVHHDGRDYLHIWKVVEVIPLKKISYEWRLWEYPGNSLLTMELEADGDKTKLKLTHEKLETFKPAIYPDMARENFVAGWSHFIDTALKEFLEK, encoded by the coding sequence ATGAACTTTAACAATATCAGCATGGCACAGCAAACATTAATCTCAGAAGCAGTAGTACTTGAACAGACTTTTAATGCTTCCGTAGAAAAAGTATGGAAAGCCATTACCAACAGGGACGACATGGCACAATGGTATTTTAACATGGATGAATTTGAACCGGAGGTTGGATTTAAAACACAATTTAACGTACATCACGACGGCAGGGATTATCTGCATATATGGAAAGTGGTTGAGGTAATTCCATTGAAAAAAATCAGCTATGAATGGCGCCTTTGGGAATACCCGGGTAATTCATTACTCACAATGGAGCTTGAAGCCGATGGTGATAAAACAAAGCTAAAGCTTACACATGAAAAACTCGAAACCTTTAAGCCAGCTATTTATCCGGATATGGCGAGGGAAAATTTTGTTGCCGGCTGGAGCCATTTTATCGACACAGCACTAAAAGAGTTCCTGGAAAAATAA